A section of the Pseudomonas flavescens genome encodes:
- the ybgC gene encoding tol-pal system-associated acyl-CoA thioesterase, whose translation MRAQYAGQPFAHRCRVYYEDTDAGGVVYYVNYLKFMERARTERLRELGFAQSTLAGEGLLFVVHSSEARYHAPARLDDEVLVSAEVTELNRASLRFRQQVRRVTDNALLCEGQFLVACVGADNFKPRAMPPSLRTAFAEQVGTGTSTAGE comes from the coding sequence ATGCGCGCGCAATACGCTGGTCAGCCGTTCGCCCATCGCTGTCGTGTTTACTACGAAGACACCGATGCCGGTGGTGTCGTCTATTACGTCAACTACCTCAAATTCATGGAGCGGGCTCGAACCGAGCGGCTGCGCGAACTGGGTTTTGCCCAGTCGACGCTGGCGGGAGAGGGCCTGTTGTTCGTCGTGCACTCCAGCGAGGCGCGCTATCACGCGCCGGCGCGGCTGGACGACGAAGTGCTGGTGAGTGCCGAAGTAACCGAATTGAACCGTGCCAGCCTGCGCTTTCGTCAGCAGGTGAGGCGAGTGACGGATAACGCGCTGCTCTGCGAAGGGCAGTTTTTGGTGGCCTGTGTGGGCGCCGACAATTTCAAACCCCGGGCCATGCCTCCGTCTCTGCGAACAGCCTTCGCCGAGCAGGTCGGTACCGGTACATCTACTGCAGGAGAGTAA
- the tolB gene encoding Tol-Pal system beta propeller repeat protein TolB, translating to MNTLMRIIVLGLAMLVGSVQAADPLVISTGTDRATPIAVVPFGWQGGNVLPEDIATIVGNDLRNSGVFEPIPRQNMISLPTQGSEVIYRDWKALGAQYVLVGNIVPNGARLQIQFALFNVATEQQVLTGNVGGSTDQLRDMAHHIADQSFEKLTGVKGAFSTRMLYVTAERFGVNNTRYTLQRSDYDGARAVTLLQSREPILSPSFASDGKRIAYVSFEQKRPRIFVQHIDTGRREQVTNFEGLNGAPAWSPDGSKLAFTLSKDGNPEIYVMDIGSKNLRRVTNHYAIDTEPFWGKDGQTIYFTSDRSGKPQIYKTNINTGAVDRVTFVGNYNANPKLSADEKTLVMIHRQDGYTVFKVAAQDLERGNLRILSDTSLDESPTVAPNGTMLIYATRQQGRGVLMLASVNGRVRLPLPTAQGEVREPSWSPFLN from the coding sequence GTGAATACCCTGATGCGAATCATTGTACTGGGGCTGGCCATGCTGGTCGGTTCCGTGCAGGCGGCTGATCCACTGGTGATCAGCACCGGCACCGATCGGGCCACCCCGATCGCCGTGGTGCCTTTCGGCTGGCAAGGCGGCAACGTCCTGCCCGAAGACATCGCCACCATCGTCGGTAACGACCTGCGCAACTCCGGTGTGTTCGAGCCGATCCCGCGGCAGAACATGATCAGCCTGCCGACCCAGGGCAGCGAAGTCATCTACCGTGACTGGAAAGCGCTGGGCGCCCAATACGTGCTGGTTGGCAACATCGTGCCCAACGGTGCACGTCTGCAGATTCAATTCGCCCTGTTCAACGTGGCCACCGAGCAGCAGGTGCTGACCGGCAACGTGGGGGGGAGCACCGATCAACTGCGCGACATGGCTCACCATATTGCCGACCAGTCGTTCGAGAAGCTCACCGGCGTCAAGGGTGCATTCTCCACCCGCATGCTGTATGTCACTGCAGAGCGTTTCGGTGTCAACAACACCCGTTACACCCTGCAGCGTTCGGACTATGACGGTGCTCGTGCAGTGACCCTGCTGCAATCCCGTGAGCCGATCCTGTCGCCGTCGTTCGCGTCGGATGGCAAGCGTATCGCCTATGTCTCATTCGAGCAGAAGCGCCCGCGCATCTTCGTGCAGCACATCGATACCGGTCGTCGCGAGCAGGTCACCAACTTCGAAGGCCTCAACGGCGCCCCTGCCTGGTCGCCGGATGGCAGCAAGCTGGCGTTCACCCTGTCGAAAGACGGCAACCCTGAAATCTATGTCATGGACATTGGTTCGAAGAACCTGCGCCGTGTCACCAATCATTACGCCATCGATACCGAGCCCTTCTGGGGCAAGGACGGTCAGACCATCTATTTCACCTCCGACCGTTCCGGCAAACCACAGATTTACAAGACCAACATCAATACTGGTGCGGTCGACCGAGTGACCTTCGTCGGCAACTACAATGCCAACCCTAAATTGTCTGCCGACGAGAAAACCCTGGTAATGATTCATCGCCAGGATGGTTACACCGTGTTCAAGGTAGCGGCACAGGACCTCGAGCGTGGCAATCTGCGCATTCTTTCAGATACAAGTTTGGATGAGTCGCCTACTGTTGCGCCCAATGGCACCATGCTAATCTACGCTACCCGCCAGCAGGGGCGGGGAGTCCTGATGTTAGCGTCCGTTAACGGTCGCGTTAGGCTCCCTCTACCTACCGCTCAAGGCGAAGTTCGAGAGCCATCCTGGTCCCCCTTCCTGAACTGA
- the tolA gene encoding cell envelope integrity protein TolA, translating into MMQQRERSPSESLFWPVILAVGLHVLMFGMLFVSFAFAPDLPPAKPIVQATLYQLKSQSQATTQTNQKIAGEAKKTAAPQFETEQLEQKKAEQEKQAQAEEQKQQAAKAAEQKKVEETRKADAAKKAEADASAAKAAEQKKLADVAKAKAALEADKKKAAEAEAKKKAAEDAKKKAAEEAKKKAAADAAKKKAAEDAKKKANAQAAERKAVEDKKAAALAELLSEDTERQQALAETQGDQVAGSLDDLIVKLVSEQWRRPPSARNGMSVEVLIEMLPDGTITNASVSRSSGDSPFDSSAVQAVRNVGRIVEMQQLDRATFDQRYRQRRAVFKPEDLGL; encoded by the coding sequence CTGATGCAGCAGCGTGAACGCTCACCTTCGGAAAGCCTTTTCTGGCCGGTGATCCTGGCCGTAGGCCTGCATGTGCTGATGTTCGGCATGCTGTTCGTCAGTTTTGCCTTCGCGCCCGATCTGCCGCCAGCGAAACCGATCGTGCAGGCTACCCTGTATCAATTGAAGTCGCAGAGCCAGGCCACTACCCAGACCAATCAGAAGATTGCGGGTGAGGCGAAGAAGACCGCCGCGCCGCAGTTCGAGACCGAACAGCTCGAGCAGAAGAAAGCCGAGCAGGAAAAGCAGGCGCAGGCCGAAGAGCAGAAGCAGCAGGCAGCGAAAGCAGCGGAACAAAAGAAAGTCGAGGAAACTCGAAAGGCCGATGCGGCGAAAAAGGCTGAGGCCGATGCTTCCGCGGCGAAAGCCGCCGAGCAGAAGAAGCTGGCCGACGTCGCCAAGGCGAAAGCTGCGCTGGAGGCCGACAAGAAGAAGGCCGCTGAAGCGGAAGCGAAGAAAAAAGCCGCTGAGGATGCCAAGAAAAAGGCAGCCGAAGAGGCCAAGAAGAAAGCGGCAGCCGATGCAGCGAAGAAGAAAGCTGCCGAAGATGCCAAGAAAAAGGCCAATGCCCAGGCAGCCGAGCGCAAGGCCGTCGAGGACAAGAAAGCGGCGGCTCTGGCCGAGTTGCTGTCCGAAGACACCGAGCGACAGCAAGCGCTGGCCGAGACACAGGGCGATCAGGTTGCGGGTAGCCTCGATGATCTGATCGTCAAGCTGGTGAGCGAGCAGTGGCGGCGTCCGCCGTCGGCGCGTAATGGCATGAGTGTGGAAGTGCTGATCGAGATGTTGCCCGATGGCACCATCACCAATGCCAGTGTCAGCCGTTCCAGCGGCGACTCGCCGTTCGACAGCTCAGCAGTACAGGCAGTGCGCAACGTAGGTCGCATTGTAGAGATGCAGCAACTGGATCGGGCTACGTTCGACCAGCGTTACCGGCAGCGACGTGCCGTCTTCAAACCGGAGGATTTAGGTCTGTGA
- the queE gene encoding 7-carboxy-7-deazaguanine synthase QueE → MKDTLRITEIFFSLQGETRTAGLPTVFVRLTGCPLRCQYCDTAYAFSGGKILSLDAILEQVASYRPRYVCVTGGEPLAQPNCIPLLQRLCDAGYDVSLETSGALDVSAVDIRVSKVIDLKTPGSAEVARNRYENIEYLQPRDQVKFVICSREDYDWSVSKIIQYGLAERAGELLFSPSHQQVSGRELAEWVIADNLPVRMQLQLHKILWNDEPGH, encoded by the coding sequence ATGAAAGATACCCTGCGCATTACCGAGATCTTTTTCTCGTTGCAGGGGGAAACGCGTACTGCCGGCTTGCCGACGGTATTCGTGCGCCTGACCGGCTGCCCCCTGCGCTGTCAATACTGCGATACCGCCTACGCCTTCAGTGGCGGGAAAATCCTCTCGCTGGACGCCATCCTCGAGCAGGTGGCGAGTTACCGTCCGCGCTATGTGTGCGTTACCGGTGGCGAACCGCTCGCGCAGCCCAACTGCATTCCCTTGCTCCAGCGTCTGTGTGACGCCGGTTACGACGTGTCTCTGGAAACCAGTGGCGCGCTGGATGTTTCCGCTGTCGATATTCGGGTCAGCAAGGTCATCGACCTGAAAACGCCGGGTTCGGCCGAGGTGGCCCGCAACCGCTACGAGAATATCGAGTACCTGCAGCCGCGGGATCAGGTCAAGTTCGTGATCTGTTCGCGTGAGGACTACGACTGGTCGGTGAGCAAGATCATCCAGTACGGCCTGGCCGAGCGTGCCGGCGAGCTGCTGTTTTCGCCGAGCCACCAGCAGGTGAGTGGGCGTGAGCTGGCCGAATGGGTGATCGCCGACAATCTGCCAGTGCGCATGCAACTGCAGCTGCACAAGATTCTTTGGAACGATGAGCCGGGGCACTGA
- the ruvB gene encoding Holliday junction branch migration DNA helicase RuvB: MLEADRLVTAGGRDREEQVDRAIRPLKLAEYIGQPVVREQMELFIQAARGRKESLDHTLIFGPPGLGKTTLANIIAQEMNVSIKSTSGPVLERPGDLAALLTNLEPGDVLFIDEIHRLSPIVEEVLYPAMEDFQLDIMIGEGPAARSIKLDLPPFTLVGATTRAGMLTNPLRDRFGIVQRLEFYNTEDLATIIMRAAGILELPIEPEGAFEIARRARGTPRIANRLLRRVRDFAEVRGQGEITRQIADLALNLLDVDERGFDHQDRRLLLTMIEKFDGGPVGVDSLAAAISEERHTIEDVLEPYLIQQGYIMRTPRGRVVTRHAYLHFGLNTPKRMDERPTPDLFSDGDGQ, translated from the coding sequence ATGCTCGAAGCAGACAGGCTGGTCACGGCAGGTGGTCGCGACCGCGAAGAGCAGGTCGATCGTGCCATTCGTCCGCTCAAGTTGGCCGAATACATCGGTCAGCCTGTGGTGCGCGAGCAGATGGAGCTGTTCATCCAGGCGGCCCGCGGCCGCAAGGAGTCCCTCGATCACACGCTGATCTTCGGTCCGCCGGGGCTGGGCAAGACCACCCTGGCGAACATCATCGCCCAGGAAATGAACGTCTCCATCAAGAGCACCTCGGGCCCCGTGCTCGAACGCCCGGGTGACCTGGCTGCGCTGCTGACCAACCTCGAACCCGGCGATGTGCTGTTCATCGACGAGATTCACCGTCTGTCGCCCATCGTCGAAGAAGTGCTGTACCCGGCGATGGAGGATTTTCAGCTCGACATCATGATCGGCGAAGGGCCTGCCGCTCGTTCGATCAAGCTCGATTTGCCGCCTTTCACGCTGGTCGGCGCGACCACCCGGGCGGGCATGTTGACCAACCCGCTACGTGACCGCTTCGGTATCGTGCAGCGTCTCGAGTTCTATAACACCGAGGACCTGGCGACCATCATCATGCGCGCGGCGGGCATTCTCGAATTGCCGATCGAGCCCGAGGGGGCCTTCGAGATCGCCCGCCGGGCTCGTGGCACGCCGCGTATCGCCAACCGTCTGTTGCGCCGCGTGCGGGATTTCGCGGAAGTGCGCGGGCAGGGCGAGATCACCCGGCAGATCGCCGATCTGGCCTTGAACCTGTTGGATGTGGACGAGCGCGGCTTCGATCATCAGGACCGTCGCCTGCTGCTGACCATGATCGAGAAGTTCGACGGTGGGCCGGTCGGGGTCGACAGCCTGGCAGCGGCGATCAGTGAAGAGCGCCACACCATCGAGGATGTACTGGAGCCGTATCTGATCCAGCAGGGTTACATCATGCGTACGCCGAGAGGGCGAGTGGTCACGCGACATGCTTATTTGCACTTTGGCCTGAATACGCCGAAACGCATGGATGAGCGACCGACACCTGACCTGTTCAGCGATGGAGATGGGCAATGA
- the ruvC gene encoding crossover junction endodeoxyribonuclease RuvC, translated as MTLILGIDPGSRITGYGVIRDTGRTCEYVASGCIRTGNGPLPERLQIVFRGVSEVIRTFGPVTMGIEQVFMARNADSALKLGQARGAAIVAAMEAGLEISEYTATQVKQAVVGTGAADKQQVQMMVMHLLKLVQKPQIDASDALGIALCHAHHRQSLIPHGLASAKRRGGRLRL; from the coding sequence ATGACGCTGATTCTGGGAATCGACCCCGGTTCCCGCATTACCGGTTACGGCGTGATACGCGATACGGGGCGCACTTGCGAATACGTAGCGTCAGGCTGCATTCGAACGGGCAACGGACCGCTGCCCGAGCGCCTGCAGATCGTCTTTCGCGGCGTCAGCGAGGTGATTCGCACCTTCGGGCCGGTGACCATGGGGATCGAGCAGGTATTCATGGCGCGCAATGCGGATTCTGCGCTGAAGCTTGGCCAGGCCCGTGGCGCCGCCATCGTCGCCGCCATGGAAGCCGGCCTGGAAATCAGCGAGTACACCGCGACCCAGGTCAAGCAGGCAGTGGTAGGAACGGGCGCCGCCGACAAGCAACAGGTGCAGATGATGGTCATGCACCTGCTCAAACTGGTGCAGAAGCCGCAGATCGATGCCTCGGACGCCTTGGGCATCGCCCTGTGTCATGCTCATCATCGGCAGAGTCTCATTCCCCATGGGTTGGCCAGCGCCAAGCGGCGCGGCGGTCGTCTTCGTTTATAG
- the tolR gene encoding protein TolR, giving the protein MARIRNRRKPVAEMNVVPYIDVMLVLLVIFMVTAPMLNQGVKVDLPQVSSEVLPQDNDSQVLTISIKSDKSYYWNMGTEVDTDTVQDRALTLDEMTRAVTAIINQTRSQGKKVQVFVRGDKSVDYGTVMSAMGGLQQAGVGNVGLITEAP; this is encoded by the coding sequence ATGGCCAGAATTCGCAACAGACGCAAGCCCGTCGCCGAGATGAACGTAGTGCCCTACATCGATGTGATGTTGGTGCTGCTGGTCATCTTCATGGTGACGGCGCCGATGCTCAACCAGGGGGTCAAGGTCGACCTGCCGCAGGTCAGCAGTGAAGTGTTGCCTCAGGACAACGATTCACAGGTGCTGACCATCTCCATCAAGTCCGACAAGTCCTACTACTGGAACATGGGCACTGAGGTGGATACCGATACCGTGCAGGATCGCGCCCTGACCCTCGACGAGATGACCCGTGCCGTCACGGCGATCATCAATCAGACTCGTAGCCAGGGTAAGAAGGTGCAGGTGTTCGTGCGTGGCGACAAGTCGGTCGATTACGGCACCGTGATGTCCGCCATGGGTGGCTTGCAGCAGGCTGGCGTGGGTAACGTCGGTCTGATTACCGAGGCGCCCTGA
- the ruvA gene encoding Holliday junction branch migration protein RuvA, which yields MIGRLRGTLAEKQPPHLILDVNGLGYELEVPMTTLYRLPSVGEPLTLHTHLVVREDAHLLYGFFEKRERELFRELIRLNGVGPKLALALMSGLEVDELVRCVQAQDTAALVKIPGVGKKTAERLLVELKDRFKAWETVPGMANLVVEPRAGSAVTSAENDAVSALISLGYKPQEASRAVSAVKEDGLSSEDMIRRALKGML from the coding sequence GTGATCGGACGTTTACGCGGCACTCTGGCGGAAAAGCAGCCGCCACATTTGATTCTGGATGTGAATGGTCTGGGCTATGAGCTGGAAGTCCCCATGACCACGTTGTACCGTTTGCCCTCGGTGGGTGAGCCGCTGACGCTGCACACCCACCTGGTGGTGCGCGAAGATGCGCACCTGCTGTACGGCTTTTTCGAGAAGCGTGAGCGCGAGCTGTTTCGTGAGCTGATCCGCCTCAATGGTGTCGGCCCGAAGCTGGCCCTGGCCTTGATGTCCGGCCTCGAAGTGGATGAGTTGGTGCGCTGCGTGCAGGCTCAGGATACGGCCGCGCTGGTGAAGATTCCCGGCGTCGGCAAGAAAACCGCAGAGCGCCTGCTGGTCGAGCTCAAGGATCGCTTCAAGGCCTGGGAGACCGTGCCCGGCATGGCCAACCTGGTGGTTGAACCTCGTGCGGGTAGCGCAGTCACAAGCGCGGAGAATGATGCGGTCAGTGCGCTTATTTCCCTGGGCTACAAACCGCAGGAAGCCAGTCGCGCCGTTTCGGCGGTCAAAGAAGATGGGTTGAGTAGTGAAGACATGATTCGTCGTGCGCTGAAGGGAATGCTGTAG
- the tolQ gene encoding protein TolQ, with amino-acid sequence MEANAVDHMSMWSLISNASLVVQLVMLILVAASVTSWVMIFQRSNLLRGAKRALDNFEERFWSGIDLSKLYRQAGSNPDPDSGLEQIFRAGFKEFSRLRQQPGMDPDAVMDGVARSMRVAISREEEKLEQSLPFLATVGSTSPYIGLFGTVWGIMNSFRGLAQVQQATLATVAPGIAEALIATAIGLFAAIPAVIAYNRFAARGEMLISRYYTFADEFQAILHRKVHSSED; translated from the coding sequence GTGGAAGCCAACGCCGTTGACCACATGTCTATGTGGAGTCTGATCAGCAACGCCAGCCTGGTGGTGCAGTTGGTGATGTTGATCCTGGTGGCCGCCTCGGTCACTTCGTGGGTCATGATTTTCCAGCGCAGCAACTTGCTGCGTGGCGCCAAGCGTGCACTGGACAATTTCGAGGAGCGCTTCTGGTCCGGTATCGACCTGTCCAAGCTGTATCGTCAGGCAGGCAGCAACCCGGATCCGGATTCGGGCCTGGAGCAGATCTTCCGTGCCGGTTTCAAGGAATTCTCCCGCCTGCGTCAGCAGCCCGGCATGGACCCGGATGCAGTCATGGATGGCGTTGCCCGCTCCATGCGCGTTGCCATCTCCCGCGAGGAAGAGAAGCTCGAGCAGAGCCTGCCGTTCCTCGCCACCGTCGGCTCCACCAGCCCGTACATCGGTCTGTTCGGTACCGTCTGGGGGATCATGAACTCCTTCCGTGGCCTGGCTCAGGTGCAGCAGGCCACCCTGGCGACCGTAGCGCCCGGCATCGCCGAGGCGCTGATCGCCACGGCGATCGGCCTGTTCGCTGCGATTCCCGCCGTTATTGCCTACAACCGCTTCGCTGCCCGCGGTGAAATGCTGATCTCGCGCTACTACACCTTCGCCGATGAGTTCCAGGCGATCCTGCACCGCAAAGTGCACAGTAGTGAAGACTAA
- the pal gene encoding peptidoglycan-associated lipoprotein Pal has protein sequence MEMLKFGKFAALSLALAVAVGCSSKGGDTAGEGAVDPNAGYGANTGAVDGSLSEEAALRAITTFYFEYDSSDLKPEAMRALDVHAKDLKGNGARVVLEGHADERGTREYNMALGERRAKAVQRYLVLQGVSPAQLELVSYGEERPVATGNDEQSWAQNRRVELRK, from the coding sequence ATGGAAATGCTGAAATTTGGCAAATTTGCTGCACTGAGCCTGGCTCTCGCCGTGGCTGTTGGCTGTTCCTCCAAAGGCGGTGACACCGCTGGCGAAGGCGCTGTAGACCCGAACGCTGGCTACGGTGCAAACACCGGCGCCGTCGACGGCAGCCTGAGTGAAGAAGCCGCTCTGCGCGCTATCACCACTTTCTACTTCGAATACGACAGCTCTGACCTGAAGCCGGAAGCCATGCGCGCTCTGGACGTTCATGCCAAAGACCTGAAAGGCAATGGCGCTCGCGTCGTCCTGGAAGGCCACGCTGACGAGCGCGGTACCCGCGAATACAACATGGCTCTGGGCGAGCGTCGTGCCAAGGCCGTTCAGCGTTACCTGGTACTGCAAGGCGTTTCCCCAGCTCAGCTGGAACTGGTTTCCTACGGTGAAGAGCGTCCTGTTGCCACCGGCAACGACGAGCAATCCTGGGCTCAGAACCGTCGCGTCGAACTGCGTAAGTAA
- the ybgF gene encoding tol-pal system protein YbgF, which translates to MRMCRRVVTVMALSLPLAAWAQIPVQDGSTGNGGGNPNAGYGTSGAYAGGGVETPSSAQGMLFNQLQQMQQEIAQLRGMLEEQQNDIQRMKQEGLERYQDLDKRLSSGAAAGAAATQNSPATGASNGAGGASAGDAGQAQASGEPADPAKEKLFYDAAFDLIKAKDFDKASQAFAAFLRRYPNSQYAGNAQYWLGEVNLAKGDLQGAGQAFAKVSQAYPQHSKVPDSLFKLADVEIRMGNNDKAKGILQQVIAQYPGTSAAQLAQRDLQRIQ; encoded by the coding sequence ATGCGAATGTGCCGACGTGTAGTAACCGTAATGGCGCTGAGCCTGCCGCTTGCGGCCTGGGCTCAGATTCCCGTACAGGATGGCAGTACCGGTAACGGTGGTGGTAATCCGAATGCCGGTTACGGCACGTCTGGCGCCTACGCCGGAGGTGGGGTGGAAACCCCGTCTTCGGCGCAGGGCATGCTGTTCAATCAGCTCCAGCAGATGCAGCAGGAAATCGCGCAACTGCGTGGCATGCTCGAAGAGCAACAGAACGATATTCAGCGTATGAAGCAAGAAGGCCTGGAGCGATACCAGGATCTTGATAAGCGTCTGAGTAGTGGTGCCGCAGCCGGTGCTGCAGCCACACAGAATTCTCCAGCCACGGGTGCCAGCAATGGTGCCGGTGGTGCTTCCGCGGGTGATGCAGGGCAGGCACAAGCCTCCGGCGAGCCGGCAGACCCGGCCAAGGAAAAGCTGTTCTACGATGCAGCTTTCGACCTGATCAAGGCCAAGGATTTCGACAAGGCCAGCCAAGCCTTCGCAGCATTCCTGCGTCGTTATCCGAACAGTCAATACGCGGGCAATGCCCAGTACTGGCTTGGTGAGGTGAACCTCGCCAAGGGCGATCTGCAGGGTGCGGGTCAGGCCTTCGCCAAGGTCAGTCAGGCCTATCCGCAGCACTCCAAGGTGCCGGATTCGCTGTTCAAGCTGGCCGATGTGGAAATCCGCATGGGCAACAACGACAAGGCCAAGGGCATTCTGCAGCAGGTCATCGCGCAGTACCCGGGCACGTCGGCTGCCCAGCTGGCCCAGCGTGATCTGCAGCGCATTCAGTGA